Proteins encoded within one genomic window of Oryza brachyantha chromosome 7, ObraRS2, whole genome shotgun sequence:
- the LOC107304685 gene encoding phytosulfokines 4-like, translating into MAARPATALLLVAALLLAAVATGAARKEPPFKKDVASLDEETLAAAVKEVGGGCKKGETEEACLARRTLTAHTDYIYTQQHHN; encoded by the exons ATGGCGGCCAGGCCGGCGACtgcgctgctgctggtggcggcgctcctgctcgccgccgtggccaccGGGGCAGCCCGGAAGGAGCCGCCCTTCAAGAAGGACGTCGCCTCTCTCGACGAG GAgacgttggcggcggcggtgaaggaggtcggcggcgggtGCAAGAAGGGGGAGACCGAGGAGGCGTGCCTCGCGAGGAGGACGCTCACCGCCCACACCGATTACATCTACACCCAGCAGCATCACAACTGA